One part of the uncultured Bacteroides sp. genome encodes these proteins:
- a CDS encoding HDIG domain-containing metalloprotein has translation MNKLRNKKRSTYKDLIFKTLIFLATVTVIVYFLPRSGKFNYQFDINKPWKYGLLTASFDFPIYKDEALVKQEQDSIMRFYQPYLIYNQRMEQNALSKLKSDYNGRLKSKMLSVYYYQHINTVLKGIYKRGVVPSADMGNLKNENIQTVMIADKKMANAKPSAELFTIKTAYEYLLKADTIHFNKEILRQCDLDNYIIPNLVFDRKKSEAVKAELLGTISWATGLVQSGQKIIDRGEIVNDRTFHILESLQKESIKRNASVNQQRFILLGQVLFVSILMFCFMLFLDLFRKDYYQQKGGLSLLFTLTIFFSVITAFMVKYNFFSVYMVPYAMLPIIIRIFLDSRTAFMTHTLTILICSITLRYPYEFILLQMTAGLIAIFSLRELSQRSQLFRSAFLIVLGYVLLNFSMELIHETDLSKLNLSMYVNFFINGILLLFAYPLLFLFEKIFGFTSNVTLVELSNINNPLLRKLSEVAPGTFQHSMQVANLAAEAAIRVGGKSQLVRTGALYHDIGKMENPAFFTENQSGVNPHKSLSYEQSAQVVIHHVTDGLKLAEKHNLPKVIKDFIRTHHGLSKTKYFYVSFKNENPDKEVNEEVFTYPGPNPFSKETAILMMADSVEAASRSLPEYTEESISNLVEKIIDSQIVDGCFKYCPITFRDIATVKIVFKEKLRTIYHTRIRYPELINRNEGDDKLNAVQNN, from the coding sequence ATGAATAAGTTAAGAAACAAAAAACGTTCTACTTATAAAGATTTGATATTTAAGACCCTGATATTCCTGGCAACAGTGACTGTTATTGTGTACTTTTTACCTCGAAGCGGTAAATTTAACTATCAATTTGATATTAACAAGCCTTGGAAATATGGGCTGTTGACAGCGTCTTTTGACTTCCCAATTTACAAAGATGAAGCCTTGGTTAAGCAAGAACAAGATAGCATAATGAGGTTTTATCAGCCCTACTTAATATACAATCAAAGAATGGAGCAGAATGCTCTGTCGAAACTTAAGTCTGACTATAATGGAAGACTAAAAAGCAAAATGCTTTCAGTCTATTATTACCAGCATATAAATACTGTACTGAAAGGTATTTATAAAAGAGGTGTTGTTCCTAGTGCCGACATGGGCAATCTTAAAAATGAGAATATTCAGACTGTTATGATTGCAGATAAAAAAATGGCTAACGCAAAGCCTTCTGCTGAGCTTTTTACGATAAAAACAGCTTATGAATATTTATTGAAAGCAGACACTATTCATTTTAACAAAGAAATCCTAAGACAATGTGATCTGGATAATTACATTATACCCAATTTAGTTTTTGACAGGAAAAAGTCCGAAGCCGTAAAAGCAGAACTTCTTGGTACAATATCTTGGGCTACCGGACTTGTTCAGTCTGGTCAAAAGATAATTGACAGGGGAGAAATTGTAAACGATCGCACTTTTCATATTTTGGAGTCTCTGCAGAAAGAATCAATAAAAAGAAATGCGTCTGTCAATCAGCAACGTTTTATTTTGCTTGGGCAAGTTCTTTTTGTTAGTATACTTATGTTTTGCTTTATGCTGTTTCTTGATTTATTCAGAAAGGATTATTATCAACAGAAAGGCGGTTTGTCATTGCTATTTACGCTCACTATCTTTTTTTCTGTGATTACAGCTTTTATGGTTAAGTATAACTTTTTCAGTGTTTATATGGTTCCTTATGCCATGTTGCCGATTATTATAAGAATATTCCTTGATTCGCGCACAGCATTTATGACTCATACCTTAACCATCTTAATTTGTTCCATAACCTTGCGTTATCCTTATGAATTTATATTGCTTCAAATGACTGCTGGTCTTATTGCTATATTTAGTTTGAGAGAATTATCTCAGCGGTCACAGTTGTTCCGGTCTGCATTTCTAATAGTTCTTGGTTATGTTCTGCTGAATTTTTCAATGGAACTAATTCATGAAACAGACCTTTCAAAGCTTAATCTAAGCATGTACGTAAATTTCTTTATTAACGGCATATTGTTGCTTTTTGCTTATCCGCTGCTGTTCCTGTTTGAAAAAATCTTTGGATTTACATCTAATGTAACCTTGGTTGAACTTTCGAATATTAATAATCCTTTGTTGCGTAAATTGTCTGAGGTTGCGCCTGGAACATTTCAACATTCAATGCAGGTGGCTAATTTGGCGGCAGAAGCAGCTATCAGGGTAGGGGGTAAAAGCCAGCTGGTGAGAACCGGAGCTCTTTATCATGATATTGGAAAAATGGAAAATCCGGCTTTCTTTACTGAAAACCAATCGGGAGTAAATCCGCATAAGTCATTGAGCTATGAGCAAAGTGCTCAGGTTGTAATTCATCATGTAACGGATGGATTGAAACTTGCCGAAAAGCACAATTTGCCTAAAGTAATTAAAGACTTTATTCGCACTCATCATGGATTAAGTAAGACTAAGTATTTCTATGTGTCATTTAAGAACGAAAATCCCGATAAAGAAGTTAATGAAGAGGTCTTTACTTATCCGGGACCTAATCCTTTTTCTAAGGAAACAGCCATATTGATGATGGCGGATTCAGTAGAAGCGGCTTCTCGTAGTTTGCCTGAATATACAGAAGAATCTATAAGTAATTTAGTTGAGAAGATAATTGATTCACAGATTGTAGATGGATGCTTTAAGTACTGTCCTATTACATTTAGAGACATTGCTACTGTGAAAATTGTTTTTAAAGAGAAACTTCGTACAATTTATCATACGCGTATCAGATATCCGGAATTAATTAATAGAAACGAAGGGGATGATAAATTAAATGCTGTACAGAATAATTAA
- a CDS encoding low molecular weight protein-tyrosine-phosphatase, producing the protein MSEKTKYKILFVCLGNICRSPLAEGIMQTYLEREGLDDTIKVDSAGILSYHQGELPDSRMRAHAAKRGYNLVSRSRPVRSDDFDNFDLILGMDDRNIDDLKELAPSIEAMQKIGRMTDFCQRIPANYVPDPYFGGASGFEKVLDILEDACEGLLAYLKNMPEE; encoded by the coding sequence ATGAGCGAAAAAACAAAATACAAAATTCTTTTCGTATGCCTTGGAAACATTTGTCGTTCGCCATTGGCAGAAGGGATTATGCAAACCTATCTTGAAAGAGAAGGATTAGACGATACTATAAAAGTAGACTCTGCCGGTATACTCAGCTATCATCAGGGAGAATTGCCTGATTCGCGAATGCGTGCTCATGCTGCAAAAAGAGGGTACAACTTAGTAAGTCGTTCCCGACCGGTGAGAAGTGACGATTTTGATAATTTCGATCTGATATTAGGTATGGACGACCGCAATATTGATGACCTTAAGGAATTGGCACCATCCATTGAAGCAATGCAGAAAATTGGCCGAATGACAGATTTTTGCCAACGTATCCCTGCAAATTATGTGCCCGACCCCTACTTTGGCGGTGCTTCTGGATTCGAAAAAGTTTTGGATATTCTGGAGGATGCCTGCGAAGGACTATTGGCATATTTAAAAAACATGCCCGAAGAATAA